The sequence CTGAACGAAGGCGAGATCCTCGATTTCTGCAAAAAGAGTGATTTTGCGAAATACAAATGGCCGGAAAAAATCATCTTTGCCCCTGTTCCCCGCAACCCCTCGGGCAAGATTGAAAAACCCAAACTACGGGATTTTTACGTAAAACCGGCAAAAGAGGCGTTGGCGGCGGAATATAAAAAAAGGACTTGAATTTCGGGAATCTGCATTTTTTGATGTAATTGCGCAATGCTCTGGGCGGACATGGCGAGCACAAGCTGTTAGCTTGAGGGGACAGCTTGGTTTTGAGGAATTTCAGCCCATGAAAAAATATTTTTTAATTGGGTTCGCTTTAATTATCGTCTCAGGGATTGCGGATGCTTCCGCACGGGTACTTCCCCGGATGATTATCTCTGTTGAAAATACGGATGACCACTTTCAAAGCGTTGCCGTCAAGAGTTTTGCCGATGAATTAAAGGAAAAACTTGCCGGACGGATTGATGTTCAATTTTTTTCCAACGCCCGTCTCTTCAGGGATAAAGATGTTGTCCAGGCCTTGGCTCAGGAAAAGCTTGAGATGGCTGTGCCCGGAACCTGGAATGTCACTCAATTCGAACCGAATGTCGGAGTTTTTTTGCTTTCGGTTTTCTATGGCAGACCGGCCGAGGCCAATTACAGGGTTCTGGAAAGCGCTGTCGGAAAAAGCATCAACCGGGAGCTGGAAAACCATCTCCCGATAAAGGTGCTGGGCCGGTGGCTTGATCTTGGCCATGCCCATATTTTCGGAATCAACAAGAAAATTTCCAAACACTGAGGATATTGAAGGTCTCCGGGTGAGGGTGGCTGGCGGCGCCGCCAATGAATTGAGGATAAAGGCATTGGGCGGAAAGCCGCTGATTGTGCCATGGCCGGATCTTCCCGAATATATGGAGCGAGGCCGGGTGGATGCGGTATTGACCAGTTATGAAACGATCCAGAGCGCCCGGCTCTGGGAACGGGGGATCAAGTTCGCGTTTGAAGACAATGAATATTTTCCCCAATATATACCCATGATCCGTTTATCTTTCTGGAACAAATTATCACCGGCTCTCCAACAAATTGTAACAGAAACATGGGAGAAGCACATCGGCGCGTCCCGCAAACAGGCAGCGGAAGCCCAAATCAGGGCTAAAGGCCTGCTTGTCCAAAATGGTGTTGAAGTTGCCATCTTTCGAAGAACACCGTGATTCCTGGGTGGATTTTTCTATCGGCGCTGTCTTTGCCGCCAATAAGGAGGCAAAAATTCTGATAAGTCAGCGGGTGGAAAATCAGGATGCCGAATTTGCCGGCGTTCTGGCGGCTTTTTTGGACCCAATTGTTTTCTATAATCAGTACGCCGACTATCTCAATATCGATGTTGATGCGATTGCGCTGTTCGACATGCAAGGAACGACCATTACAAGCTGGATCAACCACAATAATGTTTCACAAAAATTCCTCGGGACAGACATTCGCACCATCCCGCTCTTCTCGGCGTTAAGGCAAAACGTTGCAAGCGGCGGTGGGCGTAGAACCCACGAAGACGCCGAGACGATTATTTCTACGTTTCAATTATCCGGATTTCCTTTTCAAATTGCCGTTTCGTACAGCAAAAAAAAATGTCCTCCAAAAATGGCGTCGGGAAACAATCCGCTACCTTATGATAATTGGCGCAACCATTTTCATAGTGATATTCACGATCGCCTTAAGCTTTCAGCAAAGAAAACGGCGACGAAAGGCTGAGTTAGAGATTGTCCAATATCATGAGCGCCTGGAAGAAACCGTTGGAAAACGGACTCAGGAACTATCGGAAACAAATAAAGCGCTGCAGCAAACAAAAGATGAACTCAACAAAGCGCTTATTGAAGTCAAAACATTGAGCGGCATGCTGCCGATCTGCTCCTACTGCAAAAAAATCAGGGATGACAAGGGCTATTGGAACCAGCTCGAAGCTTACATTCATGATCACTCGGAGGCTCAATTCAGCCACGGCATCTGTCCGGAATGCGCCCGAAAATACTTCCCGGAGATTTACGGCAAGGACAAAGACCATTCCGGAGACAGTGCGTAGAACTCCGAGATTGCCGCTCCCTGGCGGCAATCCCCGGACAACTTGAAAATATTTAAAAGTAGCTTATTTCCTTAAATCCATGTCTGATTTCAGATCGACGGGATCGTCGTCGAGGACGATTACGTGGGCGGATTTGCGCCCGATGACAACCGGGATGATCGTTTTGTTGCGACCGGCAAACTCGCGCAGGCCAAAATAGCGGTCGGTCGGGAAAGAAAACACCGCACCAAGCTCAGCAAAGGCTGTGCCGAGCCACAGGGCAGAGGGAAGGGCCGACGCCGTCCCTAGCCGAACGCGGAAGGGAAAGATGCAGGCGGCGTGACCGGGCTGGAGCAGAGGACTTTGTCATGTTCGCCCGTCAACTCCCTGCCCTTTTGGGGTTTGGCGCTGCCGCGTGGCAGGTCGAGCTTCAAGAAAATACTGAACCATTAACGCCTACGCATAACGGGGTTAAACGAATATTTACAAAAAATATTTCAGAAGTGCTTGAATCGCCATGGGAAAAGTTGTACAAGAATGCGCGAAATTTGTGGGTGCGCCTTCAAGGAAGAGGAAGGCAGACAGCAAAAACCCGTCGAGATTCCGGGGAAACTCTTTCACAAATCCACAAGCGTAGTATATCCGGCGGTTCTGTGTCCCGCCTGCAAGAAAGATTACGGCATACTCAGCCGGATGGGTCTTGGCACATAACGTTTCTTGTCAGTTCTCAGGGGGAATAAAATCATTAATGAATATTCCTGTTCTCGCCCCCGGCGCACGGGTTCTGATCAGAGACGCCGAATGGCTTGTCCGCAAGGTGGATCGCACAGCCAACGGCAGTCAGGCTGTATCTGTGGTTGGGCTCTCCCAGATCGTCAAGGACCGGGAGGCCATTTTCCTGGAGGAGATCGACCGGATCGAACCCCTCAATCCCGCCGATACGGATCTCGTCGCCGACACCTCCAGCTATTACCGCGATTCTCTCCTCTTCATGGAAAGCCTGCTCCGGCAGACCCCTCCAACCGATGAGTATCTCTACATCGGCCATCGGGGCGCCATGGATATCGTCCCCTATCAACTCGATCCGGCCATCCAGGCCCTGAAGCAGCCCCGGCAGCGCATCCTGATCGCCGACGCCGTCGGCCTCGGCAAGACCATCGAGGCGGGCATCCTCCTGTCCGAGCTAATCCGTCGTGGAAAGGGAAAGCGCATCCTGGTCCTCACGGTAAAAAGCATGCTCACCCAGTTTCAGAAGGAACTCTGGAGCCGCTTCACCATTCCCCTTACGCGCCTCGATTCAGTCGGCCTTCAGCGGGTCCGTTCCCGCATCCCGACGAACCACAACCCCTTTTACTACTTTGATCGGGCGATCATCTCCATAGATACCCTCAAGCAGGACGCCGAATATCGAACTTACCTGGAAAAATGCTACTGGGATGTGATCGTTATCGACGAGGCCCACAACGTGGCCGCCCGGGGAACCGATTCCGCCTCCCTTTCCATGCGCTATCGCCTGGCGAACCTCCTGAAGCACCGATCGGACGCCCTGATCATGCTCTCGGCCACGCCCCATGACGGCAAGCCCCGGGCTTTCGCGAGCCTGATGAACATGCTCAACCCGACAGCTATCGCCGATCCGGAAGACTACGGCCCCGAGGATATCAAGGGACTCTTCATCCGCCGCTTCAAAAAAGACATCAAGGACCAGGTCGCCAAATCCTTCAAGGAGAGGAAGATCGCCGTGGCAAAGTGCCAGGCGTCTCCTGCGGAAGAAAAAGCCTTCGACGTTTTTACCCAGATGACCTTTACCCGTCTGGACCAGCGGCATACGGCCGGCAAGCTCTTCAAGACCACCCTGGAAAAGGCCCTCTTTTCCAGCCCGGCGGCCTGCCTCCAGACCATTGAAAACCGGATCTCGCACCTGCAAAAGGAAGACGGAGACAATGCGGTCAAGGATATCCAGGCGTTGCAAACCTTGGCCGAGGCACTTCAGCCCGTGGGGCCGAAAAACTTCAGCAAATATCAGAAGCTCCTCTCCGTCATCCGGGATCCCTTTCACGGTTTTGACTGGACCGGGAGAGATACCAAGGACCGTCTGGTGATCTTCACCGAACGGATCGATACCCTGGGTTTTCTCGCCGAACATCTGCCCGGCGATCTGGGTCTCAAAGAGGACCAAATTGCCATCCTGCATGGCAGCCTTTCCGACGTAGATCAACAGCAGATCGTCGAGGACTTCGGCCGCGAGGAGGCGCCTGTCCGGCTTCTCCTCGCTTCGGATGTGGCCTCCGAGGGGATTAACCTCCATTTTCTCTGCCATCGGATGATCCATTTCGACATCCCCTGGTCCTTCATGTGTTTTCAGCAACGCAACGGCCGGATCGACCGATACGGCCAGGAGCGGGAGCCCTGGATAGTCTATCTGATGACGGAAAGCGTCAGCGAGAAGATCAAGGGAGACAACCGCATCCTGGAACTGCTGATCACGAAAGACGAGCAGGCCGTAAAGAACATCGGCGATCCCTCGGCCCTGATGGGCGTCTATGACATGGAAGAGGAAGAGCGGATCACCGCCGCCGCAATCGAGGCGGGGGCCGGCGCAGCCGACTTCGAGAACCTCCTGCAGAAGGCGCCCAAGGACCCCCTCGGCCTGCTTATGGGAAACGAGATCATCCCAACGGGCGAAGGAGCGCCAAGTGCCCAGAAGCAAATGCCCTCGTTCTTTGCGGACGATTTTTCCTTCTTCCGCGAGGCGCTCGAATACCTGAAGAGCTTTCAGCCCCTGCAAATGGTCTTTGATGTCCCCGCCCGGACGGTCAACTTCGCCCTCCCCCTGAACCTGAAGCATGAGTTGGAGCAGCGGTTCCGCTTCCTTCCACCGGAGATCTGGCCGGAAAGCGGGGAGTTCATCCTTTCTGCCGACCGCAATCAGATCATGGATGAGATTCGCCGGACCCGCAAGAAGGAGGCGACCTGGCCGAAGATGCATCTCCTCTGGGACCTTCATCCCCTGATGCGCTGGCTCAACGACAAACTCCTGGCTGTCTTTGGCCGCCATCAGGCCCCCGTCCTGACCCTGCCGGGGAAACTGGAAGCGAGGGAAGTCCTCTTTATCCTCTCCGGGATCATCCCCAACCGGAAAAGCCAGCCCCTGATCGCCTCCTGGATCGGGGTCCGTTTTCTGGGCGGCCGGTTTGACGCCGTCGTTGATTTCCCGGCCATCCTGGTGCGGACAGGACTGGACGGTGAGAAAGTTCCCAACCAAGGCAAACTGTTCGACAAAGAGGCCCTCAAAAAGATGCTCCCCGAGGCCATTGTCAAGGCCGGGGAATGGATGCACCAGCGGCGCAAAGAGTTTGAAACCATGACGGATGCCAAGCTCAACGCTCAGATGGCCGAATTGGATCGCCTCAAACAGAAGCGGTATCGGCAATTGGAGTTTGAGTTCGCCAAGGCGGCGCCGACCACCCGCGCCCAGGAGCGCAAGGAGCGGGACCAGCGAGAGATCGACCGCATCTTTGCTGAATACCTGTCGTGGATCGAAAATTCCATCCTTACAGAGGATGTCCCCTATATCCGGGTGGTCGCCGTGCTGAAAGGAGAGGCGTGATGGCCCTCGATCTCACCGGCATCGCGAACGAAAACGAATTCTACACCCACCATTACCTGACGGTTCTGCTGGAAAACGACCTCAAGGGGCTCTTTACCGCCTGGGAGGAGCGAGAGACAAGGGAGGGTGTCAAACCGCCCCAGGATCAACTTGCCCGTCACAATAGGAATTATTTCACCCTTCGCAAGACGATGGAACGGCTCCGTACAATAGAGGAGATCCTTCCCTGTCAGCGGGAGTTCTTCCCCACCCTTCTGGAGAGCCTGGGTTATACCTACGAACCGGCCCTTAAAGAATTGGATTCGGGCGCCCTCTTCCCCGTCATTGGCGAAATCCGCAAGAAGGACGGCGCGCCGGAACTCTGGATCGTCGAGGCGGCCGCCCCCCTGTCGGATGACCCCGACCCGCTGGACCTGCCCCTGACGGCAGCCCACTACGGGGAGGCAGACGCAGCCCAGATGCTCTTGGAGATCCCCCTTTCGGACCTCATGACAAAACAGGTCTTTACCCAGACGGAGCCGCCCCGCTGGGTCCTCATCTTGAGCATTTCCCACATCATCCTTCTTGACCGGAGCAAGTGGAACGAGAGGCGCTACCTCCGCTTCGACCTGCCGGAGATTCTGGGTCGGCGGGCGCCATCCACCCTGAAGGCGACAGCGGCCCTCCTCCATCGGCAGAGTATCTGCCCGGAAGACGGCATCAGCCTCCTCGATACCCTGGATGAGAATTCCCACAAGCACGCCTTCGCCGTCTCCGAGGACCTCAAGTATTCTGCCCGGGAGGCCGTGGAACTCCTCGGCAATGAGGCCATCTTCTACATCCGGCAGAAGCGCAAGGAGGGCGTCTTCGGGGACCGAGGCGGCGAAGCCCTGGACGCGGATAAGCTGACGCGGGAGTGCCTGCGCTACCTCTACCGGCTCCTGTTTCTCTTCTACATCGAGGCCCGGCCGGAGCTGGGCTACGCCCCCATGAATAGCGAGGAGTACCGCACCGGCTACAGCCTCGATGCCCTGCGGGACCTGGAATTGAATCTCCTTTCGGAGGAATCGTCGCGGGAGGGCTATTTCATCAATGACTCACTCCAGACCCTCTTTCCCCTCATCTTCGAAGGGTTCAATTACGAACGGACGACAGCCGTTCTCACCTTCGAGGAACAGCGCCCCGTATTCCGTCTCTACCCTCTGAATTGCCATCTCTTCGATCCGGCCCGGACCCCGCTTCTCAACGGCGTAAAATTCCGCAACGGCATCCTCCAGAAGGTAATCGAGCTTCTCTCCCTCTCCCGCGCCGGGAATGGCCGACATCGTCGTGGCCGCATCAGCTACGCCCAACTCGGGATCAACCAGCTCGGAGCCGTTTACGAGGGGCTCCTCTCCTACACCGGCTTTTTTGCCGAAACGGATCTCTATGAAGTCAAAAAGGCGGGAACAGAGGTCAACGAGCTGGAGGCCGCCTTTTTCGTCAATGCCGAAGATTTCCCGCAGTATGAGGAGTCCGAGCGGGTTTACAACACCGATGGGACGCATCGGATCTATCCCCGCGGGACATTCATTTACCGCTTGGCGGGCCGGAATCGGGAGAAGACCGCCTCCTACTACACCCCTGAGGTCCTCACCCGCTGCCTTGTCAAATACGCCCTGAAGGAACTCCTCAAGGACAAGACGGCGGACGACATCCTGAAGCTGACCGTCTGCGAGCTGGCCATGGGGAGCGCCGCCTTCCTCAACGAGGCAATCAACCAGTTGGCCGATGCCTATCTGGAGAGAAAACAGAAGGAAACGGGTGAAACGATCGGCCATGACGACTACGGCCGGGAGAAGCAGAAGGTCAAGGCCTTCCTGGCCGACAACAACGTCTTCGGCGTGGACCTGAACCCCGTGGCAGTGGAACTGGCCGAGGTTTCCCTCTGGCTCAACGCCATTTATGTGGGCCAGGACGGCGAAACACCCATTATCCCCTGGTTCGGGAACCAACTCGTCTGTGGCAACTCCCTTGTCGGCGCCCGGCGCCAGGTCTTTGATGCCGAACTCCTGGAAGAAAACCGCAAGGGAAAGGAAACCTGGCTGGATGTCGTCCCGGATCGGGTCCCACTGGGCAAGCCCCGGCCGCCGAAATCGGTTTACCATTTTCTCCTGCCCGATGCGGGCATGGCCAACTACACCGACCGGGTCGTCCGTGGAATGGCCAGGAAGGAAACGGAGACGATCAAGGCCTGGCGAAAGGATTTCATCCGGCCGTTTAATGCCGGCGAGATCGAGACCTTGCAGCGGCTCTCCGACGCCGTGGACAAACTCTGGCACCGGCATGTGGCACAATCCGCCCAGATCCGTTTCCAAACCAGGTCCGCTTATAAATTCTTCGGCTATGACGATGAAAATATCTACAAGCAGTCCCTGACGACGAAACAGAAAGATGACCTCTTCAACCGGGAGCTTCTTTCGGAGAATATCGCCAACTCCAGCCCCTTCCGCCGTCTCAAGCTCGTCATGGACTACTGGTGCGCCCTCTGGTTCTGGCCGATCCAGGAAGCGGAAAAGCTCCCTTCCAGGGACGAGTTCCTCATGGATCTGACCCTGATCCTCGAAGGGTCGGTCTATGAAACCGTTCCAGCCGCGGGAGAGCAGTTGTCGCTTCTTCCCGACAACCGCCCAACGCAGCAGGACTTGGCTCTGACGAACGAATTCGGCCATGTGAACGTTGATTCCCTTTGCCAAAACATTGAGCGACTCGCTCTGGTCCGTGCCCTGGCAGATAAACATAATTTCCATCATTGGGAACTCGTCTTCGCCGACATTTTCGCCGATCACGGCGGCTTCGATCTCAATGTCGGAAACCCGCCGTGGATCAAGATCGAATGGAATGAAGGAGGGCTTCTTGGCGATTACGATCCGCTGTTCGTCATTCGGAACACCTCAGCACCCCAAATGGCCAACCTGAGGGAGAAGGCCATTGAGAAGCGGAGCATCCGCGGCGAATACCTCAATGAATATATAGGATTTCAAGGGACACAAAACTTCCTGAATGCCTATCAGAATTATCCGGTCTTGAAAGGGACGCAATCAAACCTCTACAAGTGTTTCCTTCCCCAAGCCTGGATGATCGGAACAAGTCAGGGTGTATCAGGATTTCTGCATCCTGAGGGGGTCTATGATGATCCCAATGGGGGAAAGTTGCGAGAGGAGATCTACCGTCGTCTCCAGTATCATTTCCAGTTTGTCAATGTGAAAAAACTTTTTTCAGAGATTCTTCATTGGGTTACATATTCAATCAACGTATACAGGAAGCGGGTTGACAGGATTTCTTTCTCCACCATGTCCAATTTGTTCGTCCCTCAAACCATAGATGCATCCTTTCTGAATACGGGAACAGGGAAAGCAGCTGGAATCAAGGGTGATGCTGGGAGTTGGAACACTACCGGACATAAAGATAGGATTATTTCTGTTGATGAAACGGCTCTGCAGCAATTCGCCGAATTATACGACGAACATGGCACACCTATCCTACATGCTCGCCTTCCTGCCCTGCATACCCGACAGATCGCCGACGTATTGAAAAAATTTTCGGCCCAAGAACAACGCCTTGGAGATCTGAGAAGTGAATATTTTTCAACAGTTATGTTTGATGAAACTAACGCTCCAAAGCTTGGTACGATTATAAGAGCAACCCAGTTTGCAGACACGCCGGGAAACTGGATACTCTCCGGTCCACATTTCTATGTGGCTAATCCTTTTTATAAAACGCCAAATGCGGTATGTGATAAGCATCATGAATATGAATGCATTGATCTGTCAGAACTCCCCGACGATTACCTGCCCAGGACCAATTATGTGCCCGCCTGCGATCCCGCAGCATATCGGGAGAAGACACCAAAGGTCACTTGGGATCAGTACCATTCGGCCACAGATTATTATCGGGTGGTTTATCGTAGTATGCTGTCGCAATCAGGCGAAAGAACGCTGGTCAGCGCAATCATTCCCCCAGGGACTGCGCATATAAATGGCGCACAGACTGCAGCATTCAAAGATATTTCTGCCCTTCTAACAAGCGCTTTCATAGCAACCTCTTTAGTCAGTGACTTTTACATTAAGTCCACCGGAAGGAGCAATCTGCACCATATTTGGGAGAACCTTCCACTCTTTGATATAATGCCCTCTGGTAAAATACGAATTCTCTTACTTAACTGCCTAACCAATCATTACACCGGTCTCTGGAAAGAATGCTGGAACGAGGCCTTCCGTCAGGAGTGCTGGACAAAGAGCGATCCCCGCCTCGACAAGGAGAAATTCGCCAAACTGACCCTGAAATGGCAACGCAACTGTGCCCTCCGGATGGATTATG comes from Syntrophobacterales bacterium and encodes:
- a CDS encoding DEAD/DEAH box helicase, which codes for MNIPVLAPGARVLIRDAEWLVRKVDRTANGSQAVSVVGLSQIVKDREAIFLEEIDRIEPLNPADTDLVADTSSYYRDSLLFMESLLRQTPPTDEYLYIGHRGAMDIVPYQLDPAIQALKQPRQRILIADAVGLGKTIEAGILLSELIRRGKGKRILVLTVKSMLTQFQKELWSRFTIPLTRLDSVGLQRVRSRIPTNHNPFYYFDRAIISIDTLKQDAEYRTYLEKCYWDVIVIDEAHNVAARGTDSASLSMRYRLANLLKHRSDALIMLSATPHDGKPRAFASLMNMLNPTAIADPEDYGPEDIKGLFIRRFKKDIKDQVAKSFKERKIAVAKCQASPAEEKAFDVFTQMTFTRLDQRHTAGKLFKTTLEKALFSSPAACLQTIENRISHLQKEDGDNAVKDIQALQTLAEALQPVGPKNFSKYQKLLSVIRDPFHGFDWTGRDTKDRLVIFTERIDTLGFLAEHLPGDLGLKEDQIAILHGSLSDVDQQQIVEDFGREEAPVRLLLASDVASEGINLHFLCHRMIHFDIPWSFMCFQQRNGRIDRYGQEREPWIVYLMTESVSEKIKGDNRILELLITKDEQAVKNIGDPSALMGVYDMEEEERITAAAIEAGAGAADFENLLQKAPKDPLGLLMGNEIIPTGEGAPSAQKQMPSFFADDFSFFREALEYLKSFQPLQMVFDVPARTVNFALPLNLKHELEQRFRFLPPEIWPESGEFILSADRNQIMDEIRRTRKKEATWPKMHLLWDLHPLMRWLNDKLLAVFGRHQAPVLTLPGKLEAREVLFILSGIIPNRKSQPLIASWIGVRFLGGRFDAVVDFPAILVRTGLDGEKVPNQGKLFDKEALKKMLPEAIVKAGEWMHQRRKEFETMTDAKLNAQMAELDRLKQKRYRQLEFEFAKAAPTTRAQERKERDQREIDRIFAEYLSWIENSILTEDVPYIRVVAVLKGEA